A window of Mixophyes fleayi isolate aMixFle1 chromosome 10, aMixFle1.hap1, whole genome shotgun sequence contains these coding sequences:
- the DBNDD1 gene encoding dysbindin domain-containing protein 1, with the protein MEPQQGPGPSEQTRESQSTTNLPSNTPTEVTVEEPQQSQVGDQETGVLAPSSGLLQVTERRQPLSSVSSLEVHFDLLDLTELTDMSDQELAEVFADSDDENPHNEPPPGLQLPPLPRAGYLRSPSWTRTRAEREKKHLSDSELQGGLLDTFLTAERSKEN; encoded by the exons ATGGAGCCCCAGCAAGGGCCTGGTCCCTCAG AACAGACCAGAGAATCCCAGAGCACAACCAACTTGCCCTCTAACACACCTACTGAGGTGACTGTAGAGGAACCTCAACAATCGCAGGTGGGAGACCAGGAAACCGGAGTTCTGGCACCTAGTTCTGGACTTCTACAGGTCACAGAAAGAAGAC AGCCGCTCAGCAGTGTCTCCTCTCTCGAAGTGCACTTTGACCTCCTGGACCTGACAGAACTCACAGATATGTCCGACCAGGAATTGGCCGAAGTGTTTGCAGACTCTGATGATGAAAACCCACACAACGAGCCTCCTCCAG GTTTGCAATTACCTCCCCTCCCTCGTGCTGGATATCTACGTTCTCCGTCCTGGACCAGGACCCGAGCAGAAAGGGAGAAAAAACATCTCAGTGACTCTGAACTGCAAGGAGGCCTGCTGGACACGTTCCTCACTGCAGAGAGATCCAAAGAGAATTAA